In Elusimicrobiaceae bacterium, one DNA window encodes the following:
- a CDS encoding UDP-N-acetylmuramoyl-tripeptide--D-alanyl-D-alanine ligase: protein MKLDLTYSEAAQACGGTLTRGAGTDRFDVIVTDSRQAKPGTVFLALAGKVHDAHKFLPQAVSAGADGIIVRRGTADLPARSPAHMIETDDTLRALQNLAAWHRGRFDLKIAAVTGSNGKSTTKEMLRAIFTAAGTTCASKGNLNNQYGVPLSLFELTRDDRYAAFELGASQEGDIDEIARLVRPDIGIITNVSPAHLEFFHDTETVYRTKTELANHINPGGTLVYNLDNRYLRRLKTQYGRPALSFGTDAAADFRPAARTGGFTIAGPGISLEINRILPAHNLLNACGAAAAAWRLGIGPELIKRGLEEFTPMPMRLQLEEKKGALFILDAYNANPASMQAALSALFEGEYRHPLVAVLGDMKELGEQSAVLHRELGQWLSAKKPDMVFLAGPEILPALEPLEKSGLKVQYAPDYRTLLDSIRQSLSAGGTCLVKASRAMGFEAIFQEF from the coding sequence ATGAAATTAGACCTTACCTACAGCGAAGCCGCCCAAGCGTGCGGCGGAACACTGACGCGGGGCGCCGGCACGGACCGTTTTGACGTTATTGTCACCGACAGCCGGCAAGCCAAACCCGGCACGGTGTTTCTTGCGCTTGCGGGCAAAGTGCATGACGCACACAAATTCCTGCCGCAAGCCGTTTCCGCCGGCGCGGACGGCATTATCGTCCGCCGGGGAACGGCGGATTTGCCGGCACGGAGCCCCGCCCACATGATCGAGACGGACGATACGCTCCGCGCGCTTCAGAATCTGGCCGCCTGGCACCGCGGCCGGTTCGATCTTAAAATCGCGGCGGTCACCGGCTCAAACGGCAAAAGCACCACCAAGGAAATGCTGCGCGCCATTTTCACCGCCGCCGGAACAACCTGCGCCAGCAAAGGCAATCTCAACAACCAGTACGGGGTGCCGCTCTCGCTTTTTGAACTGACGCGGGATGACCGCTACGCGGCGTTCGAGCTGGGCGCGTCGCAGGAAGGCGACATTGATGAAATCGCGCGGCTGGTTCGCCCGGACATCGGGATTATTACAAACGTGTCGCCCGCGCATCTCGAATTTTTTCATGACACCGAAACCGTCTACCGCACAAAAACCGAGCTGGCAAACCACATCAACCCCGGCGGCACGCTGGTGTATAATCTTGACAACAGATACCTGCGCCGCCTGAAAACGCAATACGGCAGGCCCGCGCTGTCGTTCGGCACGGATGCGGCGGCCGATTTCCGGCCCGCCGCGCGCACGGGCGGCTTTACCATAGCCGGGCCGGGAATTTCACTGGAAATCAACCGGATCTTGCCGGCCCACAACCTGCTTAACGCCTGCGGCGCGGCGGCCGCGGCGTGGCGGCTGGGCATAGGCCCGGAGCTGATCAAACGGGGGCTGGAAGAGTTCACGCCGATGCCGATGCGGCTGCAGCTGGAGGAAAAAAAAGGCGCGCTGTTCATTCTCGACGCCTATAACGCGAACCCCGCCTCCATGCAGGCAGCGCTCAGCGCACTGTTCGAAGGTGAATACAGACACCCGCTTGTGGCGGTGCTGGGCGACATGAAGGAGCTGGGTGAACAGTCGGCGGTTCTGCACCGCGAACTGGGGCAATGGCTGTCCGCGAAAAAACCGGATATGGTGTTTCTCGCCGGGCCGGAAATCCTGCCCGCGCTTGAACCGCTTGAAAAATCCGGCCTGAAGGTGCAATACGCGCCAGACTACCGCACACTGCTCGACAGCATCCGCCAGAGCCTTTCCGCCGGCGGCACCTGCCTTGTGAAAGCCTCGCGGGCGATGGGTTTTGAAGCCATTTTCCAAGAATTCTAG
- the ftsW gene encoding putative lipid II flippase FtsW, protein MLGKKRKRRGGWRNPFSKWIAGKSKAAPARKAPADAVTIDFPLFIAVLALVIMGLIIMYSSSAFWGEYYHRDSLYFFKRQSVFAAFGFATMLAIAKYYRKFADRINPTGLLVCTWILLVGVLFCRPVANVHRWIPVGPVRLQPSELAKISLIFFLARYLDANKSRLAKSYKALAYPVLMTLITLGLIAVEPDLGTPALLFLVSAALLFVGGMSMKILLAGLAAAVPVAAYQLIKYEYRIKRLLVFLSPEQNISSSGYQLHQSFLAIGAGGWLGAGLGASKMKLLYLPEPHTDFIFAIMAEELGLLRVLCVVGLFCFVIYRGLKIARTASSLSGSMTALGITLMLALQSFYNMSMSTGLVPTKGIPLPFFSYGGSSILSTLVMMGILLGISARSAEKKPAGERGSK, encoded by the coding sequence ATGCTGGGGAAGAAACGCAAGCGCAGGGGAGGCTGGCGCAATCCGTTTTCAAAATGGATTGCCGGAAAAAGCAAAGCCGCGCCCGCGCGCAAAGCTCCGGCTGATGCCGTGACCATAGATTTCCCGCTTTTCATCGCGGTGCTGGCGCTGGTCATCATGGGGCTGATCATCATGTATTCGTCCAGCGCGTTCTGGGGGGAATATTACCACCGCGATTCGCTGTATTTTTTCAAACGGCAGTCGGTTTTCGCGGCTTTCGGCTTCGCGACAATGCTGGCCATCGCAAAATACTACCGCAAATTCGCCGACCGGATAAATCCGACCGGCCTGCTGGTATGCACCTGGATTCTGCTGGTCGGTGTGCTGTTTTGCAGGCCGGTGGCCAATGTGCATCGCTGGATCCCGGTCGGGCCGGTGCGGCTGCAGCCGTCGGAGCTTGCTAAAATAAGCCTGATTTTCTTTCTGGCGCGGTATCTGGACGCAAACAAAAGCCGCCTGGCCAAATCCTACAAAGCGCTGGCCTATCCGGTGCTGATGACGCTGATTACGCTGGGCCTGATAGCCGTGGAGCCGGATCTGGGCACGCCGGCACTGCTGTTTCTGGTTTCGGCGGCGCTGCTGTTCGTGGGCGGAATGAGCATGAAAATCCTGCTCGCGGGGCTGGCGGCGGCGGTGCCGGTGGCGGCGTACCAGTTGATTAAATACGAGTACCGGATAAAACGGCTGCTGGTGTTTCTGTCGCCGGAACAGAATATCAGTTCCTCAGGTTACCAGCTGCACCAGAGCTTTCTGGCGATCGGGGCGGGCGGCTGGCTCGGCGCGGGACTGGGCGCGTCGAAGATGAAACTGCTGTATCTGCCGGAACCGCACACCGATTTCATTTTCGCCATCATGGCCGAGGAGCTGGGCCTGCTGCGCGTGCTGTGCGTGGTGGGACTTTTCTGCTTTGTCATCTACCGGGGCCTGAAAATCGCGCGGACGGCGAGCTCGCTTTCCGGCTCGATGACGGCGCTGGGGATCACGCTGATGCTGGCATTGCAGTCGTTTTACAACATGTCCATGTCAACGGGGCTGGTGCCCACGAAAGGAATACCGCTGCCGTTTTTCTCGTACGGCGGCTCATCCATATTATCAACGCTGGTCATGATGGGAATACTGCT
- the mraY gene encoding phospho-N-acetylmuramoyl-pentapeptide-transferase: MLYYLYLLKTDFGALNVFQYLTFRIGGAVVTAFLLALLLGPRIINKLRQYKIRQIQRSDGPQTHLVKNGTPTMGGLIILGALAVTVLLWARPDSRFVWLLLWVTGLLAFVGIYDDYTKLVKRNPKGAPSWVKLVIQLAAGLSVAAYFAVEPQNPAFATALSIPYTKGIVIGLGSLYFALTMLLVVGSSNAVNLTDGLDGLAAGNMIFCAAAYAVLAYLAGNIKFSAYLKIIHVPGAGEIAVFMGALMGACLGFLWFNSHPAEVFMGDTSSLFLGGVLGVTAICVKQELLLPVIGGIFVAETLSVIMQMVYFKITKGKRLFRMAPLHHHFELKGWAETKVTVRFWIVGIMLTLTALASLKLR; this comes from the coding sequence ATGCTCTATTATCTTTATCTGCTGAAAACCGATTTCGGCGCACTTAACGTTTTCCAATACCTGACGTTCCGCATTGGCGGAGCGGTTGTTACGGCGTTTCTGCTTGCACTGCTGCTGGGACCGCGGATCATAAACAAACTGCGGCAATACAAAATCCGCCAGATCCAGCGTTCGGACGGGCCGCAGACCCACCTTGTGAAAAACGGCACGCCCACCATGGGCGGCCTGATCATACTGGGCGCGCTGGCCGTTACGGTTTTGCTGTGGGCCCGGCCGGACTCGCGGTTCGTATGGCTGCTGCTGTGGGTTACGGGACTGCTCGCTTTCGTCGGCATCTATGACGATTACACCAAACTGGTCAAGCGCAATCCCAAAGGCGCGCCTTCATGGGTAAAACTGGTTATACAGCTGGCGGCAGGCCTGTCGGTCGCGGCGTATTTCGCTGTCGAACCGCAAAACCCCGCGTTCGCGACCGCGCTTTCCATTCCTTACACCAAAGGCATTGTGATAGGGCTGGGCTCGCTTTATTTCGCGCTTACCATGCTGCTGGTGGTGGGCTCGTCGAACGCGGTTAACCTGACTGACGGGCTTGACGGACTCGCCGCCGGCAACATGATTTTCTGCGCAGCCGCCTACGCCGTGCTGGCCTATCTGGCCGGCAATATAAAATTCTCCGCGTACCTTAAGATAATACATGTGCCCGGCGCGGGTGAAATAGCGGTTTTCATGGGCGCGCTGATGGGCGCATGCCTGGGCTTTCTGTGGTTCAACTCGCATCCGGCAGAAGTGTTCATGGGCGACACGAGCTCGCTGTTTCTGGGCGGCGTGCTGGGCGTGACGGCGATCTGCGTAAAACAGGAACTGCTGCTGCCCGTCATCGGAGGCATTTTCGTGGCGGAAACGCTTTCCGTGATAATGCAGATGGTATACTTTAAAATCACAAAAGGCAAACGCCTGTTCAGAATGGCGCCGCTGCACCATCACTTCGAATTGAAAGGCTGGGCGGAAACCAAAGTAACGGTCAGGTTCTGGATAGTCGGGATCATGCTGACGCTGACGGCGCTTGCGTCGCTGAAACTCCGCTGA